The sequence CTACTAAACATTTGTTTAAACTTCGAAGTTGTTGAACCATCGCGTTTTTTTGTTTTACGATGAATACGGATAAAGTGAAAGGCTAATGTTTGGAGAATTTGAATAAAGGCTGAGAAAATCCAGTAAATTGTTACCCCTGCCGCAATTGTAATTGTAACAACAAAGAAGACTATAATCATTACCCCTTGCATAATAAACTGACGTTTACGAGCTTTTTTCTGTTCTTTTGAAATTACCTTTGTTTTCCGTAAATTTAGAATTGTTGGTAGAATCATTGACACAATTTGAATTGGTAAATAAACAAGCAATAATAATAGATAAATAAAGTTTCCACTTTGAATCATATCTCATGGCTTTTCAATTAATGAGATTTGACCAATTGATGCAATTTTTAAATCACGAGTTGCTTTAACAACGGTAAACATCGCAATTAAGAATGGAATTGATAAGAATGAAGCTCCAATTGTTGATAATGGGGAAACCCCTTCCTTCCGATAGAGCTGCATCATTTCCATTTGCTGCTTTTGCTTTGCCGCGGGATCATTTGAGTTTTTATATTTCGCTTGAATCTCGGCTTGTTTAATTTGCATTAACTGCATTTTATCCTGATTTTTCTGTGCTTTTCAACTGAACATCAAAGTAATTAAACGAACTAGCAATGATGTTAAAAAGATGGCTCCAATAATTCCGGCTCCATTTGATAAACCACCAAACCCATTAATTAAGTTAACCATTAATCAGGCAATTGGGAAAACGAAGAAACCATAGAACGGTGAAGCTGTTTTTGTAAATGCTTCTGCTCATGTTCTAATTCCTAAGTAACCATATTCATATAATTGACCATTAACAACATGGAAGAAGTGCTCTTTCCCAATATTAGCCCCCAAACCAACTAAGATTTCAAAGAAAACCCCTGGTTTATAAACATTTTGGCCTGTTGCATCCATAATAGT is a genomic window of Spiroplasma syrphidicola EA-1 containing:
- the yidC gene encoding membrane protein insertase YidC, with the protein product MNYRDYIFTDGKRVRKPWYSLAWKWTKIVLYLFLLISMLWGCGMMMVPKYNYWTIMDATGQNVYKPGVFFEILVGLGANIGKEHFFHVVNGQLYEYGYLGIRTWAEAFTKTASPFYGFFVFPIAWLMVNLINGFGGLSNGAGIIGAIFLTSLLVRLITLMFSWKAQKNQDKMQLMQIKQAEIQAKYKNSNDPAAKQKQQMEMMQLYRKEGVSPLSTIGASFLSIPFLIAMFTVVKATRDLKIASIGQISLIEKPWDMIQSGNFIYLLLLLVYLPIQIVSMILPTILNLRKTKVISKEQKKARKRQFIMQGVMIIVFFVVTITIAAGVTIYWIFSAFIQILQTLAFHFIRIHRKTKKRDGSTTSKFKQMFSRKTKLQTPDGIIIPTNVTKTKQVKKVNKATYQPVKKKTKFSLGQDKKKKKDNK